A genomic stretch from Lathyrus oleraceus cultivar Zhongwan6 chromosome 2, CAAS_Psat_ZW6_1.0, whole genome shotgun sequence includes:
- the LOC127122350 gene encoding uncharacterized mitochondrial protein AtMg00810-like — MEYGVYVQHTSEGNMIMLCLYFDDILLTGSCSDEIMKLKNVLMDEFEMTGLRNMVYFLGMEILNSEKGIILHQLKYKLELLKSFELTNCKTTITAAETNHKLDFDVEGDDVNATIFKQSVDSLRYLYNTRPEICMQLE, encoded by the coding sequence atggagtatggtgtttatgttcagcatacttctgaaggcaaTATGATTATGTTGTGTCTCTATTTTGATGATATATTGCTGACAGGAAGTTGTTCAGATGAGATAATGAAGCTCAAGAATGTTCTAATGgatgagtttgagatgactggTTTGAGAAATATGGtatattttctagggatggagatTTTGAACTCTGAGAAGGGTATCATTTTGCATCAGCTGAAGTATAAACTTGAACTTCTAAAGAGTTTCGAGCTGACAAATTGTAAGACTACAATCACAGCTGCTGAAACAAATCACAAGTTGGATTTTGATGTTGAGGGTGATGATGTAAATGCTACAATTTTTAAACAGTCGGTTGACTCATTGAGATATCTCTATAACACAAGACCTGAAATTTGTATGCAGTTGGAATGA